In Pseudomonas fluorescens NCIMB 11764, a single window of DNA contains:
- a CDS encoding nuclear transport factor 2 family protein produces MSDAHNALITRFYEAFQRLDAEAMSACYTDDVVFSDPAFGQLRGRDAGDMWRMLTTRAKDFSLTFDNVRSDERTGGAHWVATYLFSQTGNTVVNDIQARFVFRDGKICEHHDSFDLWTWSRQALGFKGLLLGWTPLVRNAVRAQALKGLKAFQASR; encoded by the coding sequence ATGAGTGATGCCCACAACGCCTTGATCACCCGGTTCTATGAGGCCTTCCAGCGCCTCGATGCCGAAGCCATGAGCGCCTGCTACACCGATGACGTGGTGTTCAGTGACCCGGCGTTCGGCCAATTGCGCGGGCGCGACGCGGGCGACATGTGGCGCATGCTCACCACCCGGGCCAAGGATTTTTCCCTGACCTTCGACAACGTGCGCAGCGATGAACGCACCGGCGGTGCACATTGGGTGGCGACGTACCTGTTCAGCCAGACCGGCAACACCGTGGTCAACGACATTCAGGCACGCTTTGTGTTTCGCGACGGCAAGATCTGCGAGCATCACGACAGTTTCGATCTGTGGACCTGGTCGCGTCAGGCGCTGGGGTTCAAGGGCCTGCTGCTGGGCTGGACGCCTTTGGTGAGAAACGCCGTTCGCGCTCAGGCGTTGAAGGGGCTGAAGGCATTTCAGGCCAGTCGCTGA
- a CDS encoding valine--tRNA ligase, producing the protein MDKTYQPHAIETSWYNTWESENYFAPQGAGESYTIMIPPPNVTGSLHMGHGFNNAIMDALIRFRRMQGRNTLWQPGTDHAGIATQMLVERQLEAQGQNRHDLGREKFLEKVWEWKDQSGGNISRQIRRLGSSVDWGRERFTMDDGLSEAVKEAFVRLHEDGLIYRGKRLVNWDTKLHTAISDLEVENHDEKGFLWNLKYPLADGVKTAEGNDYLIVATTRPETMLGDAAVAVNPNDERYKALIGKFVELPLVGRRIPIIADDYCDPEFGTGCVKITPAHDFNDYEVGKRHNLPLLNIFDKNAAVLPACQVFNLDGTLNESIDGKIPAEYVGLDRFEARKQIVAAFDAAGLLVSVNDHALKVPKGDRSGTIIEPWLTDQWYVSTKPLAEPAIAAVEDGRIQFVPKQYENMYFSWMRDIQDWCISRQLWWGHRIPAWYDESGKVYVGRDEAEVRAKNNLGPDVALQQDNDVLDTWFSSGLWTFSTLGWPEQTEFLKKFHSTDVLVTGFDIIFFWVARMIMLTMHLVKNEDGTPQVPFKTVYVHGLVRDGQGQKMSKSKGNVLDPLDIIDGIELEDLVQKRTSGMMQPKLAKKIEKQTREEFADGIASYGTDALRFTFCSLASTGRDIKFDMGRVEGYRNFCNKIWNAARYVLDKGEDCGQNGEAYELSLADRWIISQLQRTEAEVTRQLDQFRFDLAAQALYEFIWNQYCDWYLELSKPVLWDENAPVERQRGTRRTLVRVLEVALRLAHPFMPFITEEIWQRIAPLAGIEGKTIMLQPWPVANEERIDPAAENDIEWLKELMLGTRNIRGEMNIGPGKPLNLFLKNVSAEDQRRLTENEALLKKLARLESITVLAAGEEAPLSATALVGEMEVLVPMAGLIDKDAELARLDKEILRLQGEVQRVGGKLSNAGFVDKAPAEVIEKERAKLAEAEQALGKLAEQHARIASL; encoded by the coding sequence ATGGATAAGACCTACCAGCCGCACGCCATTGAAACTTCCTGGTACAACACCTGGGAGTCAGAGAATTACTTCGCCCCGCAAGGCGCGGGCGAGTCCTACACCATCATGATCCCGCCGCCGAACGTCACCGGCAGCCTGCACATGGGCCACGGCTTCAACAACGCGATCATGGACGCCCTGATCCGTTTCCGCCGCATGCAGGGTCGTAATACCCTGTGGCAGCCGGGTACCGACCACGCCGGTATCGCCACGCAAATGCTGGTGGAACGCCAACTCGAAGCCCAAGGCCAGAATCGTCACGACCTGGGCCGTGAGAAATTCCTCGAGAAAGTCTGGGAATGGAAGGATCAGTCCGGCGGCAACATCAGCCGTCAGATCCGCCGCCTCGGCTCGTCCGTGGATTGGGGTCGCGAGCGCTTCACCATGGACGACGGCCTCTCGGAAGCCGTTAAAGAAGCCTTCGTACGTCTGCACGAAGACGGCCTGATCTATCGCGGCAAGCGCCTGGTCAACTGGGACACCAAGTTGCACACGGCGATTTCCGACCTCGAAGTGGAAAACCACGACGAGAAAGGTTTCCTGTGGAACCTGAAGTACCCGCTGGCCGACGGCGTGAAGACCGCTGAAGGCAATGACTACCTGATCGTCGCGACCACTCGCCCGGAAACCATGCTCGGCGACGCCGCCGTGGCCGTTAACCCGAACGATGAACGCTACAAAGCCTTGATCGGCAAATTTGTCGAGCTGCCGCTGGTCGGCCGCCGCATCCCGATCATCGCCGACGATTACTGCGATCCGGAATTCGGCACCGGCTGCGTGAAAATCACCCCGGCCCACGATTTCAACGACTATGAAGTCGGCAAGCGCCACAACCTGCCGCTGCTGAACATCTTCGACAAGAACGCCGCCGTACTGCCGGCCTGTCAGGTGTTCAACCTCGACGGCACGCTGAACGAAAGCATCGACGGCAAGATCCCGGCCGAATACGTCGGCCTCGACCGCTTCGAAGCGCGCAAGCAAATCGTTGCGGCGTTCGATGCGGCCGGCCTGCTGGTCAGCGTCAACGATCACGCGCTGAAAGTGCCGAAAGGCGACCGTTCCGGCACCATCATCGAGCCGTGGCTGACCGACCAGTGGTACGTGTCCACCAAGCCGTTGGCCGAGCCTGCGATTGCCGCCGTTGAAGACGGCCGTATCCAGTTCGTGCCCAAGCAATACGAAAACATGTACTTCTCGTGGATGCGCGACATCCAGGACTGGTGCATCAGCCGCCAGCTGTGGTGGGGCCACCGGATTCCGGCCTGGTACGACGAGTCGGGCAAGGTCTACGTCGGTCGCGATGAAGCCGAGGTGCGGGCCAAGAACAACCTCGGACCGGACGTTGCGCTGCAACAGGACAACGACGTTCTCGACACCTGGTTCAGTTCGGGCCTGTGGACGTTCTCCACGCTCGGCTGGCCTGAGCAGACCGAATTCCTTAAGAAATTCCACTCCACCGACGTGCTGGTGACCGGTTTCGACATCATTTTCTTCTGGGTTGCCCGGATGATCATGCTCACCATGCATTTGGTGAAAAACGAAGACGGCACACCGCAGGTTCCGTTCAAGACCGTTTATGTGCACGGTCTGGTGCGAGATGGCCAGGGCCAGAAGATGTCCAAGTCCAAGGGTAACGTCCTTGACCCGCTGGACATCATCGACGGTATCGAGCTGGAAGATCTGGTGCAGAAACGCACCTCCGGCATGATGCAGCCGAAACTGGCGAAGAAGATCGAGAAGCAGACCCGCGAGGAGTTCGCCGACGGCATCGCCAGCTACGGCACCGACGCCCTGCGTTTCACCTTCTGCTCGCTGGCGTCCACCGGTCGCGACATCAAGTTCGACATGGGCCGCGTCGAAGGCTATCGCAACTTCTGCAACAAGATCTGGAACGCTGCGCGCTACGTGCTCGACAAGGGCGAAGACTGCGGCCAGAACGGCGAAGCCTACGAGCTGTCGCTGGCGGATCGCTGGATCATCTCGCAGCTGCAACGCACCGAAGCCGAAGTGACCCGTCAACTCGACCAGTTCCGCTTCGACCTCGCGGCACAAGCCTTGTACGAGTTCATCTGGAACCAGTATTGCGACTGGTACCTGGAACTGTCCAAGCCTGTGCTGTGGGACGAAAACGCGCCGGTTGAACGTCAGCGCGGCACACGTCGCACGCTGGTTCGAGTGCTGGAAGTTGCCCTGCGTCTGGCGCACCCATTCATGCCGTTCATCACCGAAGAGATCTGGCAGCGCATCGCGCCGCTGGCCGGTATCGAAGGCAAGACGATCATGCTGCAGCCTTGGCCAGTGGCCAATGAAGAGCGCATCGATCCGGCGGCCGAGAACGATATCGAATGGCTCAAGGAACTGATGCTCGGCACGCGCAACATCCGTGGCGAAATGAACATCGGGCCAGGCAAGCCGCTGAACCTGTTCCTGAAAAACGTCAGCGCCGAAGATCAGCGCCGCCTCACCGAAAACGAAGCCCTGTTGAAAAAACTGGCGCGCCTCGAATCGATCACCGTGTTGGCTGCCGGCGAAGAAGCACCGCTGTCCGCCACCGCGCTGGTGGGTGAGATGGAAGTGCTGGTGCCGATGGCCGGCCTGATCGACAAGGACGCCGAACTGGCACGTCTGGACAAGGAAATCCTGCGTCTGCAGGGCGAAGTCCAGCGCGTGGGCGGCAAGCTGTCCAACGCCGGTTTCGTCGACAAGGCCCCGGCCGAAGTCATCGAGAAGGAACGCGCCAAGCTGGCTGAAGCCGAACAGGCTTTGGGCAAGCTGGCCGAGCAGCACGCGCGGATTGCCAGTTTGTAA
- a CDS encoding DUF1120 domain-containing protein, with protein sequence MERCSLALLVPLLIACAPVAFAASSTDLSVTGLITPSACTPSLSGGGIVNHGKVTVKDLRPDQPTALDNGTLYLEVNCDGATPFTLTTIDNREGTSAIHPNSHGLGAINDDQNLGSVALGLFDTVADGVAVKPIISLNNGATWRVSSYLGHAGRTGFAALSDLSTPIAIKDLRARLTAFTTIVRANDLTLTDEIPIDGHVTVQLNY encoded by the coding sequence ATGGAAAGATGCTCCCTCGCTCTATTGGTGCCGCTGTTGATCGCCTGCGCCCCCGTGGCCTTCGCCGCCAGCAGCACCGACCTGAGTGTCACCGGCCTGATCACCCCGAGCGCCTGCACACCCAGCCTGTCCGGCGGAGGCATCGTCAACCACGGCAAAGTCACGGTGAAAGACCTGAGACCGGACCAGCCCACAGCCCTGGACAACGGCACGCTGTACCTGGAGGTGAATTGCGATGGCGCCACGCCGTTTACCCTGACGACGATCGACAACCGCGAAGGCACTTCCGCCATCCACCCCAATAGTCACGGGCTGGGGGCCATCAACGACGACCAGAACCTGGGTAGCGTTGCACTGGGCCTGTTCGATACGGTGGCCGATGGGGTCGCGGTAAAACCCATCATTTCCCTCAACAACGGTGCCACCTGGCGAGTGTCCTCCTACCTGGGGCATGCCGGCCGGACCGGGTTCGCGGCGCTTAGCGACCTGAGCACCCCGATTGCCATCAAGGATTTACGCGCACGGCTTACGGCGTTCACCACCATCGTTCGCGCGAACGACCTGACGCTGACCGACGAAATCCCCATCGACGGGCACGTCACTGTGCAACTGAATTACTGA
- a CDS encoding glutathione S-transferase family protein, with amino-acid sequence MSELILHHYPTSLFAEKARLLLGFKGLSWRSVNISPVMPKPDLTALTGGYRKTPVLQIGADIYCDTALIARRLEQEKALPAFFPEGQEMIAATFAAWADSVVFQHAVSLVFQPESIAVRFGNMPPEAIKAFIADRAGLFSGGSATRLSAEQARHQWPTIMGRLEQQLQREQGDFLLGEPSIADFALAHCLWFLKATPVTAPLVDAYPAVSAWLGRVMGFGHGASSEMTSEEALDVARNATPAALPDEQFDEPNGFEAGQQVVIAATDYGVDPVAGELLFAGREELILRREDERGGVVHVHFPRFGFSIEKS; translated from the coding sequence ATGTCAGAGTTGATTCTTCATCATTACCCGACGTCCCTTTTCGCCGAAAAGGCCCGCTTGCTGCTGGGCTTCAAGGGGTTGTCCTGGCGCTCGGTGAACATTTCGCCGGTGATGCCGAAGCCTGATCTGACGGCCCTGACTGGCGGCTATCGCAAGACCCCGGTGTTGCAGATTGGCGCTGATATTTATTGCGACACCGCGCTGATCGCCCGTCGTCTAGAGCAGGAAAAAGCCCTGCCGGCGTTCTTCCCGGAAGGTCAGGAAATGATCGCGGCGACCTTCGCCGCCTGGGCCGATTCGGTGGTGTTCCAGCATGCGGTCAGCCTGGTGTTTCAACCGGAATCGATTGCCGTGCGCTTCGGCAATATGCCACCGGAAGCGATCAAGGCGTTCATCGCCGATCGCGCCGGTCTGTTTAGCGGTGGCAGCGCTACCCGGTTGTCCGCTGAGCAAGCCCGGCATCAATGGCCGACGATCATGGGGCGCCTGGAGCAACAGCTTCAGCGCGAGCAGGGTGATTTCCTGTTAGGCGAGCCATCGATTGCCGATTTTGCCCTGGCTCATTGTCTGTGGTTCCTCAAGGCTACGCCGGTGACTGCGCCGTTGGTCGATGCTTATCCGGCGGTTTCCGCGTGGTTGGGACGGGTGATGGGCTTCGGTCATGGCGCGTCCAGCGAAATGACGTCCGAAGAGGCGCTGGACGTGGCGCGCAATGCGACACCGGCCGCGTTGCCGGATGAGCAGTTTGATGAACCGAATGGTTTTGAGGCGGGTCAGCAGGTGGTCATCGCCGCGACCGATTATGGCGTTGATCCGGTGGCCGGGGAGTTGTTGTTTGCGGGCAGGGAAGAATTGATTCTGCGTCGTGAAGACGAACGTGGCGGCGTGGTGCATGTGCACTTTCCGCGGTTTGGGTTCAGCATCGAAAAAAGCTGA
- a CDS encoding HU family DNA-binding protein, with translation MALTKDQLIADIAEAIDAPKTTARNALDQLGQIVADQLENGGEITLPGIGKLKVTERPARTGRNPSTGAAIEIAAKKVIKLVVAKGLTDAVNK, from the coding sequence ATGGCTCTTACTAAAGACCAACTGATCGCCGACATCGCTGAAGCTATCGACGCGCCAAAAACCACCGCGCGTAACGCTCTGGACCAACTGGGCCAAATCGTTGCCGATCAGCTGGAAAACGGCGGCGAAATCACTCTGCCAGGTATCGGCAAACTGAAAGTGACTGAGCGTCCTGCCCGTACCGGCCGCAACCCTTCGACTGGCGCTGCCATCGAAATCGCTGCCAAGAAAGTTATCAAGCTGGTTGTGGCCAAAGGCCTGACCGACGCTGTTAACAAGTAA
- a CDS encoding DUF1120 domain-containing protein — protein sequence MNTRLSLLTAALLLTVSSSAFAASSTDLTVKGLITPNACTPVLAGGGIADHGKFSVQDLNPDKHTYLPEIIMQMTVNCDAATPFAINPIDNRAGTSTAGNYFGLGLINTHEKLGHFRVVPRNVMADGTHAQAILSTDGGETWLKEGSAAFWGANNIWSVGAPGAVIAPIAMKELNLDLHVRTGIAPANSLTLTDEVTLDGSATLQIKYL from the coding sequence ATGAACACGCGTTTATCCCTTCTGACCGCTGCCTTGCTGCTGACCGTTTCCTCATCCGCCTTTGCTGCCTCCAGCACGGACCTGACCGTGAAAGGTCTGATCACTCCGAATGCATGCACGCCAGTACTGGCCGGGGGCGGCATCGCCGATCACGGCAAGTTTTCCGTACAAGACCTCAATCCCGACAAACACACTTACTTGCCTGAAATAATCATGCAAATGACAGTGAACTGCGATGCGGCTACGCCGTTTGCCATAAACCCGATTGATAACCGTGCAGGCACAAGCACTGCGGGCAATTACTTTGGCCTGGGGCTGATCAATACCCACGAAAAGCTGGGCCACTTTCGCGTTGTTCCGCGCAATGTGATGGCGGACGGCACCCACGCTCAAGCCATTCTCTCCACTGATGGTGGCGAGACCTGGCTTAAGGAAGGGTCTGCGGCATTCTGGGGGGCCAACAACATCTGGAGTGTCGGTGCTCCGGGTGCCGTCATTGCTCCCATCGCGATGAAGGAGTTGAACCTTGATCTCCATGTGCGTACCGGCATCGCCCCCGCCAACAGCCTGACCCTGACCGACGAAGTCACACTCGACGGCTCCGCAACCCTCCAGATCAAGTACCTGTAA
- a CDS encoding response regulator transcription factor, giving the protein MRVIIADDHPVVRIGLRMLVDLNRTCVVVGEAEGPDSLSSLLCTTPCDLLITDFCMPGNLQADGLQMLSRLRRGYPTTPIILVTMFANVTTLRAAFAQGVVAIIDKGASAKDLPLAIKSVGEGRRYISESLRTALLQADALAQSSSAVLSAKEHEVVRMLASGMTVSEIAGYFKRSVSTISKQKSMAMQRLGISTDVDLFAYARESGMVH; this is encoded by the coding sequence ATGCGCGTAATCATTGCTGACGACCATCCGGTCGTTCGTATCGGCTTGCGGATGCTCGTCGATCTGAACCGGACATGTGTGGTGGTCGGGGAGGCGGAGGGGCCCGACAGTTTGTCGAGTCTGCTGTGCACGACGCCTTGTGATCTGTTGATCACCGACTTTTGCATGCCGGGCAACCTGCAGGCCGACGGGCTGCAGATGCTGAGCCGCTTGCGACGTGGCTACCCGACAACGCCGATCATTCTGGTCACGATGTTTGCCAACGTCACCACGCTGAGAGCGGCGTTCGCACAAGGCGTGGTGGCGATCATCGACAAAGGCGCGTCGGCAAAGGATTTGCCTCTGGCGATCAAATCGGTGGGTGAAGGGCGCCGTTATATCAGCGAGTCATTGCGCACGGCGCTGCTTCAGGCGGACGCTCTGGCTCAGTCGAGTTCCGCCGTGCTTTCCGCAAAAGAGCACGAAGTGGTCAGAATGCTCGCCAGCGGCATGACCGTCAGTGAAATCGCCGGCTACTTCAAACGCAGCGTTTCCACCATCAGCAAACAGAAAAGCATGGCCATGCAGCGTCTGGGTATTTCTACGGATGTGGACCTGTTTGCCTATGCCCGTGAGAGTGGCATGGTGCATTAG
- a CDS encoding DNA polymerase III subunit chi, with the protein MTKVDFYILPSADPSARLDFACKLTEKAWRMGHRIYLHCSDVAQRDDLDARLWAFKGESFVPHGPAESEPDGLIVLGLGDDCGQHQDLLVNLDLKVPAFAKQFARVAEVVVEDPTIRAAARESFRFYREQGYPLQDHRLQRL; encoded by the coding sequence ATGACCAAAGTCGACTTCTATATCCTGCCCAGTGCCGATCCTTCGGCGCGACTGGATTTCGCCTGCAAGCTCACCGAAAAAGCCTGGCGCATGGGACATCGCATCTACCTGCATTGCAGCGATGTCGCCCAGCGCGACGATCTCGATGCGCGCCTGTGGGCCTTCAAGGGCGAAAGCTTCGTGCCCCACGGCCCCGCCGAAAGCGAGCCCGACGGTTTGATTGTGCTCGGACTTGGCGATGACTGCGGTCAGCATCAGGATTTGCTGGTCAACCTTGACCTGAAAGTCCCGGCTTTCGCCAAACAGTTCGCCCGCGTGGCGGAAGTGGTGGTCGAAGATCCGACGATTCGTGCCGCGGCGCGGGAGAGTTTCCGTTTCTACCGCGAACAGGGCTATCCTCTGCAAGATCACCGTTTACAGCGACTCTGA
- a CDS encoding glutaredoxin family protein, which yields MLGSVLKKFLLILLVVVVYQNWGKIERVFNPSQVVSEQTQAKASVVLYATEWCGYCKLTRRFLDQKGIPYREFDIEKDAEARKAYEALGGGGIPIIDVNGTLIRGYDPDAILAALK from the coding sequence ATGCTCGGCAGCGTACTGAAGAAATTCCTGCTGATCCTGCTGGTGGTCGTGGTCTATCAGAACTGGGGCAAGATCGAGCGGGTGTTTAACCCCTCGCAGGTGGTATCGGAGCAAACACAGGCAAAGGCCAGTGTCGTGCTCTACGCCACCGAGTGGTGTGGTTACTGCAAACTGACCCGGCGCTTTCTTGACCAGAAAGGTATTCCATACAGGGAGTTCGACATCGAGAAAGATGCCGAGGCGCGCAAGGCTTATGAAGCGCTGGGTGGCGGTGGGATTCCGATCATCGATGTGAACGGGACGTTGATTCGCGGGTATGACCCGGATGCAATCCTGGCAGCCCTCAAATAA
- a CDS encoding fimbria/pilus chaperone family protein, producing the protein MTMFSKVTRHLFHSGLGAFALLLTAHAQADGMVPNTSVVIVNEADGEASVSVTNTDANLALMHVTLEDIAEDSESLVFVTPPLARVEAGKTQLVRFILQSEKPLLTQRLKRVIFEGIPQGKAPAEAGQARVGVTVRQNLPVILHPKGLAPNRTPWTDLQWSLKDGQLTVRNDTPYVVRLGQEVQLLPAASNAMLPKTYVLPGEHISIKVPEGAATQVRFQPATVYGFAVPHYEAPIQS; encoded by the coding sequence ATGACGATGTTTTCCAAAGTCACCCGTCATCTGTTCCATTCCGGCCTCGGCGCATTTGCGCTGCTGCTGACCGCACACGCTCAGGCCGACGGCATGGTGCCGAACACCTCGGTGGTTATCGTCAACGAGGCTGACGGCGAAGCGTCCGTGTCCGTGACCAACACCGATGCCAACCTGGCGTTGATGCACGTCACCCTCGAAGACATTGCCGAAGACAGCGAATCGCTGGTGTTCGTGACGCCACCGCTGGCGCGCGTCGAAGCGGGCAAAACTCAATTGGTGCGGTTCATTCTGCAATCGGAAAAACCTTTGCTGACCCAGCGTTTGAAACGGGTGATCTTCGAAGGCATACCCCAGGGCAAAGCACCCGCCGAGGCGGGTCAGGCGCGGGTCGGCGTGACGGTGCGGCAGAATTTGCCGGTGATCCTGCACCCCAAAGGCCTGGCGCCCAATCGCACGCCATGGACCGACCTGCAATGGTCGCTGAAGGACGGTCAACTGACCGTGCGCAATGACACGCCGTATGTGGTCCGTCTGGGCCAGGAAGTGCAATTGTTGCCGGCGGCGAGCAATGCGATGTTGCCGAAAACCTACGTGCTTCCCGGTGAGCACATCAGCATCAAGGTGCCCGAAGGCGCCGCCACACAAGTGCGTTTTCAACCGGCGACGGTTTATGGCTTCGCGGTGCCGCATTACGAGGCGCCGATCCAGTCCTGA
- a CDS encoding GIY-YIG nuclease family protein, which yields MNNPSESSVLAAEPLPVSKPWFVYLVRAENGSLYCGISDDPVRRFATHQSGKGARFFLSSPAVALVYTEVCRDKSEALRQERLIKKLKKSAKECLVATFAAGLSI from the coding sequence GTGAACAACCCGAGCGAATCTTCCGTTCTTGCCGCCGAACCGCTGCCCGTCAGCAAACCCTGGTTTGTCTACCTCGTTCGTGCGGAGAATGGTTCGCTCTATTGCGGGATCAGCGACGATCCCGTCCGCCGCTTTGCCACTCACCAGAGCGGCAAAGGCGCGCGATTTTTCCTTTCCAGTCCGGCCGTGGCGTTGGTCTATACCGAAGTCTGTCGCGATAAAAGCGAAGCGCTGCGCCAGGAGCGGCTGATCAAAAAACTCAAGAAAAGCGCCAAGGAATGCCTGGTGGCGACGTTTGCTGCCGGCTTATCAATCTGA
- the rlmF gene encoding 23S rRNA (adenine(1618)-N(6))-methyltransferase RlmF — protein sequence MTAPRTPRPARKKPDSATPAKTVEPREKASLHPRNRHQGRYDFPALIKTTPELAKFVIINPYGKESIDFASPDAVRVFNRALLKSFYGIAHWDIPADYLCPPVPGRADYVHFLADLLASVNDGEIPRGAPVKVLDIGMGANCVYPLIGYSDYRWHFLGSEIDPTAVAAAKAIVQSNGLNKAIQLRQQTNPKHILLGLLEPGERFDLTMCNPPFHASMDEATKGSERKWRALGRADPKRKLPVLNFGGQSAELWCEGGEARFVTQLIAESAHFQHKVLWFSTLVSKASNLPAIQTALKKAGVLESQVVEMSQGQKQSRFVAWTFQTKSEQQVWRERWAKKS from the coding sequence ATGACTGCCCCCCGCACACCCCGCCCTGCGCGCAAGAAGCCTGACTCCGCCACCCCGGCCAAAACCGTGGAACCGCGTGAAAAGGCCAGCCTGCACCCGCGCAATCGCCATCAAGGTCGTTACGACTTCCCGGCGCTGATCAAAACCACGCCGGAACTGGCGAAGTTCGTGATCATCAATCCGTATGGCAAGGAAAGCATCGACTTCGCCAGCCCGGACGCGGTGCGGGTGTTCAACCGGGCGCTGCTCAAGTCGTTCTATGGCATTGCTCACTGGGACATTCCGGCGGATTACCTCTGCCCGCCGGTGCCGGGCCGTGCCGATTACGTGCATTTCCTGGCCGACCTGCTGGCCAGCGTCAACGACGGCGAAATCCCGCGTGGCGCGCCGGTCAAGGTGCTCGATATCGGCATGGGCGCCAACTGCGTCTACCCGTTGATCGGCTACAGCGACTACCGCTGGCACTTCCTCGGCTCGGAAATCGACCCGACGGCCGTGGCTGCCGCCAAAGCCATCGTCCAGTCCAACGGGCTGAACAAGGCCATCCAGTTACGCCAGCAGACTAACCCCAAGCACATTCTGCTGGGCTTGCTCGAACCCGGCGAACGTTTCGACCTGACCATGTGCAACCCGCCGTTCCACGCCTCGATGGACGAAGCGACCAAAGGCAGCGAGCGCAAATGGCGTGCACTGGGCCGCGCCGACCCGAAACGCAAACTGCCGGTGTTGAACTTCGGCGGGCAATCGGCGGAATTGTGGTGTGAAGGCGGCGAAGCGCGTTTTGTGACGCAACTGATCGCCGAGAGCGCGCATTTCCAGCACAAAGTGCTGTGGTTCAGCACCCTGGTCTCGAAAGCCTCGAACCTTCCGGCGATTCAGACGGCGCTTAAAAAGGCCGGCGTGCTGGAAAGCCAGGTCGTGGAAATGTCCCAGGGCCAGAAGCAAAGCCGCTTCGTTGCCTGGACCTTCCAGACCAAATCCGAACAGCAGGTGTGGCGCGAGCGCTGGGCAAAGAAAAGCTGA
- the yejK gene encoding nucleoid-associated protein YejK: MPIRHCIVHLIDKKPDGTPAVLHARDSELAESSAIENMLADLNESYNAKQGKAWGFFHAESGAHPFSGWLKEYLDGGKDFTAFSRVAVEHLQKLMEESNLSVGGHVLFAHYQQGMTDYLAIALLHHSEGVAVTDQLDVTPSRHLDLGQLHLAARINISEWQNNKQSKQYISFIKGKNGKKVSEYFRDFIGCQEGVDGPGETRTLLKAFSDFVESEDLPEESAREKTKTLVDYASSQAKMGEPMGLEELSELIDEERPKAFYDHIRNKDYGLSPEIPADKRTLNQFRRFTGRAEGLSISFEAHLLGSKIEYDEEAGTLIIKGLPTQLTDQLKRRN; this comes from the coding sequence ATGCCGATCCGTCATTGCATCGTCCACCTGATCGACAAAAAACCCGACGGCACGCCCGCAGTTCTCCACGCTCGTGATTCGGAACTGGCCGAGTCCAGCGCCATCGAGAACATGCTTGCCGACCTCAACGAGAGCTACAACGCCAAGCAAGGCAAGGCCTGGGGTTTTTTCCATGCCGAGTCCGGGGCGCATCCGTTCAGCGGCTGGCTGAAGGAATACCTCGACGGTGGCAAGGATTTCACGGCGTTCAGCCGTGTGGCGGTGGAACACCTGCAAAAGCTGATGGAAGAATCGAACCTCTCTGTGGGCGGCCACGTGCTGTTTGCGCATTACCAGCAGGGCATGACCGATTACCTGGCGATCGCGCTGCTGCACCACAGTGAAGGCGTTGCAGTGACCGATCAGCTGGACGTGACACCGTCCCGCCACCTCGACCTGGGGCAATTGCACCTGGCGGCGCGGATCAACATCTCCGAGTGGCAGAACAACAAGCAGTCCAAGCAGTACATTTCGTTCATCAAAGGCAAGAACGGGAAAAAGGTTTCGGAGTACTTCCGCGACTTCATCGGCTGTCAGGAAGGGGTCGACGGCCCGGGCGAAACCCGCACTCTGCTCAAGGCCTTCAGCGATTTCGTCGAAAGCGAAGACCTGCCGGAAGAGTCCGCCCGCGAGAAAACCAAGACCCTGGTGGACTACGCCAGCAGCCAGGCCAAAATGGGCGAGCCCATGGGCCTCGAAGAGCTGTCGGAGCTGATCGACGAAGAACGCCCGAAGGCTTTCTACGATCACATTCGCAACAAGGACTACGGCCTGTCGCCCGAGATTCCGGCGGATAAACGCACCCTGAACCAGTTCCGCCGCTTCACCGGCCGCGCCGAAGGCTTGTCGATCAGCTTCGAAGCGCACCTGCTGGGCTCGAAGATCGAATACGACGAAGAAGCCGGCACGCTGATCATCAAAGGCCTGCCCACCCAGTTGACTGACCAGCTCAAGCGACGCAACTGA